From a single Nocardioides sp. dk884 genomic region:
- a CDS encoding TIGR03557 family F420-dependent LLM class oxidoreductase, whose product MRIGFFLSTEEYTPAELVAQARAAEEAGFAALWISDHFHPWNNEQGNSPHVWSVIGAVSQVCDLHVTTAVTCPTVRLHPAIVAQAAGTCAELLEGRFTLGVGTGEALNENILGGAWPSADVRLEMLEEAVEVIRRLWTGEVVNHRGRHYTVEHARIYNVPETPPEIFVSAFGPKAVEVAARIGDGYVGTSPDAELVGAFKKASGGRPAQGGAKVAFAPTKEEGWEHAHRLWPNAGLPGEMAQILPTPEHFEQATQLVTMESTRESAVAGNDPADHLGLVRQYADAGYDELYVANMGPHTLDMIEFYGKHVLPIVHEEGTG is encoded by the coding sequence ATGCGCATCGGGTTCTTCCTGTCCACCGAGGAGTACACCCCCGCTGAGCTCGTCGCCCAGGCCCGCGCGGCCGAGGAGGCCGGCTTCGCGGCGCTGTGGATCAGCGACCACTTCCACCCGTGGAACAACGAGCAGGGCAACAGCCCGCACGTGTGGAGCGTGATCGGCGCGGTCAGCCAGGTGTGCGACCTCCACGTGACCACCGCCGTCACCTGCCCGACGGTGCGCCTGCACCCCGCGATCGTCGCCCAGGCGGCCGGCACCTGCGCGGAGCTGCTCGAGGGCCGCTTCACCCTCGGTGTCGGCACCGGCGAGGCGCTCAACGAGAACATCCTCGGCGGCGCGTGGCCCAGCGCCGACGTACGCCTGGAGATGCTCGAGGAGGCGGTGGAGGTGATCCGGCGGCTGTGGACCGGCGAGGTGGTCAACCACCGCGGCCGGCACTACACCGTCGAGCACGCGCGGATCTACAACGTGCCCGAGACCCCGCCCGAGATCTTCGTGTCGGCCTTCGGGCCCAAGGCGGTCGAGGTCGCGGCACGCATCGGCGACGGCTACGTCGGCACCTCACCGGACGCCGAGCTGGTCGGGGCGTTCAAGAAGGCCTCCGGGGGCCGGCCGGCGCAGGGCGGGGCGAAGGTGGCCTTCGCCCCGACGAAGGAGGAGGGCTGGGAGCACGCCCACCGGCTGTGGCCGAACGCGGGCCTGCCGGGGGAGATGGCGCAGATCCTGCCCACGCCGGAGCACTTCGAGCAGGCGACCCAGCTGGTCACGATGGAGTCCACCCGCGAGTCGGCGGTCGCCGGCAACGACCCGGCCGACCACCTCGGGCTGGTGCGCCAGTACGCCGACGCGGGCTACGACGAGCTCTACGTGGCCAACATGGGGCCCCACACCCTGGACATGATCGAGTTCTACGGGAAGCACGTCCTGCCCATCGTGCACGAGGAAGGGACCGGCTGA
- a CDS encoding alcohol dehydrogenase catalytic domain-containing protein, which yields MRVEEVPDPTIQEPTDAIVRITSTALCGSDLHLYDPLTPFMTPGDIVGHEPMGVVVEVGPGVRELKAGDRVVVPFNVSCGSCWMCSHQLHSQCETTQNRDQGTGASLFGYSKLYGQVPGGQAEYLRVPFADFLPVKVPEGPDDERFLYLSDVLPTAWQGVEYAAVPDGGTLLVLGAGPIGDMAARIALDRGHRVVVADRIPERLHRVAARGAEAVDISKVDDVPGLIRELTDGRGADSVIDAVGMEAHGSPIAETAQKALGLLPKKVQGAVMTKAGIDRLSALYLAIESVRRGGTISISGVYGGAADPMPLMQMFDKQIQLRMGQANVRAWTDDILEVLGQDEDRLGVETFATHRLPLAQAPEAYAKFRDKADGMVKVVFKP from the coding sequence ATGCGCGTCGAGGAGGTCCCCGACCCCACGATCCAGGAGCCGACCGACGCGATCGTGCGCATCACGAGCACCGCGCTATGCGGATCCGACCTGCACCTCTACGACCCGCTGACGCCGTTCATGACCCCCGGCGACATCGTCGGGCACGAGCCGATGGGCGTCGTCGTGGAGGTCGGTCCGGGCGTCCGCGAGCTCAAGGCCGGCGACCGGGTGGTCGTGCCGTTCAACGTCAGCTGCGGCTCGTGCTGGATGTGCTCGCACCAGCTGCACAGCCAGTGCGAGACCACCCAGAACCGTGACCAGGGCACCGGCGCGAGCCTGTTCGGCTACAGCAAGCTCTACGGCCAGGTGCCCGGCGGACAGGCGGAGTACCTGCGGGTCCCGTTCGCCGACTTCTTGCCGGTGAAGGTGCCCGAGGGCCCCGACGACGAGCGGTTCCTCTACCTCTCCGACGTGCTGCCCACCGCCTGGCAGGGCGTGGAGTACGCCGCGGTGCCCGACGGCGGCACGCTGTTGGTGCTCGGCGCCGGGCCGATCGGTGACATGGCCGCCCGGATCGCGCTCGACCGCGGCCACCGGGTCGTGGTCGCCGACCGGATCCCCGAGCGGCTGCACCGCGTCGCGGCACGAGGCGCCGAGGCGGTCGACATCTCCAAGGTCGACGACGTGCCGGGCCTGATCCGCGAGCTCACCGACGGGCGCGGCGCCGACTCGGTCATCGACGCGGTCGGCATGGAGGCGCACGGCTCGCCGATCGCGGAGACCGCGCAGAAGGCGCTCGGCCTGCTGCCCAAGAAGGTCCAGGGTGCCGTGATGACCAAGGCAGGCATCGACCGCCTCAGCGCGCTCTACCTCGCGATCGAGAGCGTGCGGCGCGGCGGCACCATCTCGATCTCCGGGGTCTACGGCGGCGCCGCGGACCCGATGCCCCTGATGCAGATGTTCGACAAGCAGATCCAGCTGCGGATGGGCCAGGCCAACGTGCGCGCCTGGACCGACGACATCCTCGAGGTCCTGGGCCAGGACGAGGACAGGCTCGGTGTCGAGACGTTCGCCACCCACCGGCTGCCGCTGGCCCAGGCGCCGGAGGCCTACGCGAAGTTCCGTGACAAGGCCGACGGCATGGTGAAGGTCGTCTTCAAGCCCTGA
- a CDS encoding phytoene desaturase family protein: MTDWDAVVVGSGPNGLVAANLLTDAGWSVLVLEAQDTPGGAVRSDRDVHPDFVHDTMSSFYPLAAASPVVRGLGLEAHGLAWSHAPAVLGHFDPASQRWATLHRDRELTAAGLEDLHPGDGEAWLELCRTWDVVGDSLVGALLSPFPPVRNGISAALAVRRAGGLDLVRTLLTPASSLARERFGSEAARLLIAGNASHADIPLDAPGSGLMAVLLAMLGQTVGWPVPQGGAGRLAEALVRRLQSRGGTLRCSAEVVGVEVDRGRHEACGSRTASGSGPGPCSPTWRRRGSTAAWCAPRTCRPARCAGCRTSSWTPRRSRSTGPSPGRCRGRSPRRRPRARCTSPTPWRS, from the coding sequence GTGACTGACTGGGACGCGGTCGTCGTCGGCTCCGGCCCCAACGGCCTGGTGGCGGCGAACCTGCTCACCGACGCGGGCTGGTCGGTGCTCGTGCTCGAGGCCCAGGACACCCCCGGGGGCGCCGTGCGCAGCGACCGCGACGTGCACCCCGACTTCGTGCACGACACGATGAGCTCGTTCTACCCGCTCGCGGCCGCCTCCCCGGTGGTGCGCGGGCTCGGGCTGGAGGCCCACGGGCTGGCCTGGAGCCACGCGCCGGCGGTGCTGGGGCACTTCGACCCCGCGTCGCAGCGCTGGGCGACGCTGCACCGCGACCGGGAGCTGACCGCCGCCGGCCTGGAGGACCTGCACCCCGGCGACGGGGAGGCGTGGCTGGAGCTGTGCCGCACCTGGGACGTCGTGGGGGACTCCCTCGTCGGCGCGTTGCTCTCGCCGTTCCCGCCGGTGCGCAACGGGATCTCCGCCGCGCTCGCCGTACGCCGTGCCGGGGGCCTCGACCTGGTCCGCACGCTGCTGACGCCTGCCTCGTCGCTGGCCCGCGAGCGGTTCGGGAGCGAGGCGGCGCGCCTGCTCATCGCCGGCAACGCCAGCCACGCCGACATCCCGCTGGACGCGCCCGGCTCCGGGCTGATGGCCGTCCTGCTGGCGATGCTCGGCCAGACCGTGGGCTGGCCGGTGCCGCAGGGCGGGGCCGGTCGCCTCGCCGAGGCGCTCGTACGCCGCCTTCAGTCCCGGGGCGGGACGCTGCGCTGCTCCGCGGAGGTGGTCGGGGTCGAGGTCGACCGCGGCCGGCACGAGGCGTGCGGCTCGCGGACGGCGAGCGGATCCGGGCCCGGGCCGTGCTCGCCGACGTGGCGGCGCCGCGGCTCTACGGCGGCCTGGTGCGCCCCGAGGACCTGCCGGCCCGCACGCTGCGCCGGATGCAGGACTTCCAGCTGGACCCCTCGACGATCAAGGTCGACTGGGCCCTCTCCGGGCCGGTGCCGTGGGCGGTCGCCCCGCCGCAGGCCCCGGGCACGGTGCACGTCGCCGACTCCGTGGCGGAGCTGA
- a CDS encoding prephenate dehydrogenase, whose protein sequence is MGHAGTDAQDAPIGPVEIVGAGLLGTSVGLACRRSGVEVLLTDISSEHVRTASGLGAGRPRRDEDRPALVVVAVPPDHLGTAIREALDRTAGTDAVVTDVGSVKSGPLAAVADHPDVARYVGSHPMAGSERSGPLAGSASLFDGRPWAITPHLDSAVEAVELVEVLVRLCGATPVWLTPEEHDRAVARTSHVPHLVAATVASRLATAPENHLALSGQGVRDVTRVAGGDPALYGQIVTGNAEAVLALLGEVREQLDRVIAAVGAGDRDALESLLAEGVAGTRAIPGKHGGPPRPMGSVWVSVPDVAGELARLLADAVASEVNIEDIRIDHDPARPVGLVELLVEEPRVEHLLGSLESRGWVTHR, encoded by the coding sequence GTGGGGCACGCAGGCACGGACGCGCAGGACGCGCCCATCGGTCCGGTGGAGATCGTGGGCGCCGGGCTGCTCGGCACCTCGGTCGGGCTGGCCTGTCGCCGCTCCGGCGTCGAGGTCCTACTCACCGACATCTCCTCCGAGCACGTGCGCACCGCCTCGGGTCTCGGCGCCGGTCGCCCGCGACGCGACGAGGACCGGCCCGCCCTGGTCGTCGTCGCGGTCCCCCCGGACCACCTCGGTACGGCGATCCGCGAGGCGCTGGACCGCACCGCCGGCACCGACGCGGTGGTCACCGACGTCGGCTCGGTCAAGAGCGGCCCGCTGGCCGCGGTGGCCGACCACCCCGACGTGGCCCGCTACGTCGGCAGCCACCCGATGGCCGGCAGCGAGCGCTCCGGGCCGCTCGCGGGCAGCGCGTCGCTGTTCGACGGCCGGCCCTGGGCGATCACGCCCCACCTGGACTCCGCCGTCGAGGCCGTCGAGCTCGTCGAGGTCCTGGTGCGCCTGTGCGGCGCGACCCCGGTGTGGCTCACCCCCGAGGAGCACGACCGGGCGGTCGCGCGCACCTCCCACGTGCCGCACCTGGTGGCCGCGACGGTCGCCTCCCGGCTGGCCACCGCCCCGGAGAACCACCTCGCGCTGTCCGGGCAGGGCGTCCGCGACGTCACCCGGGTGGCAGGGGGAGACCCCGCGCTGTACGGCCAGATCGTCACCGGCAACGCCGAGGCGGTGCTCGCGCTGCTCGGCGAGGTGCGCGAGCAGCTGGACCGGGTCATCGCCGCGGTCGGCGCGGGCGACCGCGACGCGCTGGAGTCGCTGCTGGCCGAGGGCGTCGCCGGCACGCGCGCCATCCCGGGCAAGCACGGCGGGCCCCCGCGCCCGATGGGCTCGGTGTGGGTCTCGGTCCCCGACGTCGCCGGCGAGCTCGCCCGGCTGCTCGCCGACGCGGTCGCCAGCGAGGTCAACATCGAGGACATCCGCATCGACCACGACCCGGCCCGACCGGTCGGACTGGTGGAGCTGCTGGTCGAGGAGCCGCGTGTCGAGCATCTCCTCGGCTCCCTGGAGTCTCGCGGCTGGGTCACTCACCGGTAG
- a CDS encoding HAD family hydrolase: MSDSTTAVLLDIDGTLVDSTYHHALAWHRAFARHETAPPLWRIHRTIGMGGDKLVAHVAGEEVEKRSGDTLREAWKQEYAALRDEVRPLPGAAELVRGLRERGHRVALASSGDPQFSREAVELVGIGADIEVLTSSEDVEASKPEPDLIGETLARLGGVERAVFVGDTPYDVEAAARAGLPCLGVLTGGFGREELLAAGAVVVAEGPGDLLDLDWHAHLGRPR; encoded by the coding sequence ATGAGCGACTCCACCACCGCCGTGCTGCTGGACATCGACGGGACCCTCGTCGACTCGACCTACCACCACGCCCTCGCGTGGCACCGCGCCTTCGCGCGCCACGAGACCGCCCCGCCGCTCTGGCGCATCCACCGCACGATCGGCATGGGCGGGGACAAGCTCGTCGCCCACGTCGCCGGCGAGGAGGTCGAGAAGCGCTCGGGCGACACGCTGCGCGAGGCCTGGAAGCAGGAGTACGCCGCGCTGCGCGACGAGGTCCGCCCGCTGCCCGGCGCCGCCGAGCTGGTCCGCGGCCTGCGCGAGCGCGGCCACCGTGTCGCCCTGGCCTCGTCCGGGGACCCGCAGTTCTCCCGGGAGGCCGTCGAGCTGGTCGGGATCGGCGCGGACATCGAGGTGCTCACGAGCTCCGAGGACGTCGAGGCCTCCAAGCCCGAGCCGGACCTGATCGGTGAGACCCTCGCCCGCCTCGGTGGCGTCGAGCGGGCGGTGTTCGTCGGCGACACGCCGTACGACGTGGAGGCCGCGGCCCGCGCGGGACTCCCCTGCCTCGGGGTGCTCACCGGCGGCTTCGGCCGCGAGGAGCTGCTCGCGGCGGGGGCGGTCGTCGTCGCCGAGGGTCCCGGCGACCTGCTGGACCTCGACTGGCACGCGCACCTGGGCCGACCGCGCTGA
- a CDS encoding Hsp20/alpha crystallin family protein, which translates to MLLRTTDPFRDLDRFAQQVLGTTNRPAVMPMDAWREGDRFVIEFDLPGVSRESIDLDVERNVLTIRAERTTRAGDAEMLASERPTGVFSRQLVLGDNLDLQRIEATYADGMLRLVVPVAEKAKPRKIQIAGGAEDDGEGRAAINA; encoded by the coding sequence ATGTTGCTTCGCACGACCGACCCGTTCCGTGACCTCGACCGCTTCGCCCAGCAGGTCCTCGGCACCACGAACCGCCCTGCGGTCATGCCGATGGACGCCTGGCGCGAGGGCGACCGGTTCGTCATCGAGTTCGACCTGCCCGGCGTCTCGCGCGAGAGCATCGACCTCGACGTCGAGCGCAACGTGCTCACGATCCGCGCCGAGCGCACCACGCGTGCCGGCGACGCCGAGATGCTCGCCTCCGAGCGCCCCACCGGCGTGTTCAGCCGTCAGCTGGTGCTCGGCGACAACCTCGACCTGCAGCGGATCGAGGCGACCTATGCCGACGGCATGCTGCGCCTGGTGGTCCCGGTCGCGGAGAAGGCCAAGCCGCGCAAGATCCAGATCGCCGGCGGGGCCGAGGACGACGGCGAGGGCCGCGCCGCGATCAACGCCTGA
- a CDS encoding MerR family transcriptional regulator, giving the protein MTTTQAGDRRRGVFAISVAADMVSMRIQNLRVYERRGLVAPDRTPGGSRLYSPDDIERLHRIRELLGEGLNLAGVARVLALEERVRVLEERVRQRDAAHRD; this is encoded by the coding sequence ATGACGACGACGCAAGCGGGAGATCGCCGCCGCGGGGTGTTCGCGATCTCGGTAGCCGCGGACATGGTGTCCATGCGGATCCAGAACCTGCGCGTCTACGAGCGCCGGGGCCTGGTGGCGCCCGACCGCACCCCGGGTGGCTCGCGCCTCTACAGCCCCGACGACATCGAGCGGCTGCACCGCATCCGCGAGCTCCTCGGCGAGGGGCTGAACCTGGCCGGCGTGGCGCGGGTGCTGGCCCTCGAGGAGCGGGTGCGGGTGCTCGAGGAGCGGGTGCGCCAGCGCGACGCCGCGCACCGGGACTGA
- a CDS encoding SRPBCC family protein produces the protein MSTNETVIKASPERVWEVLADGWTYPLWVVGASRMRAVEESWPEVGARLHHSVGTWPVLIDDYTEVTAADPGVSLTLRARAQPSGIASVRLSLEPHGSDTRVVMEEDVVSGPGALMPKPARDAALSWRNSESLRRLAYVAERPVATDSD, from the coding sequence ATGTCGACCAACGAGACAGTGATCAAGGCGAGCCCCGAGCGGGTCTGGGAGGTGCTCGCCGACGGCTGGACCTACCCGCTGTGGGTGGTCGGCGCCTCCCGGATGCGCGCGGTGGAGGAGAGCTGGCCCGAGGTGGGCGCTCGGCTGCACCACTCGGTGGGCACCTGGCCGGTGCTCATCGACGACTACACCGAGGTCACCGCTGCCGACCCGGGGGTCTCCCTGACGCTGCGAGCCCGGGCCCAGCCCAGCGGCATCGCCTCGGTGCGGTTGAGCCTGGAGCCGCACGGCTCCGACACCCGTGTGGTGATGGAGGAGGACGTGGTCTCCGGCCCGGGGGCGTTGATGCCGAAGCCGGCGCGCGATGCCGCGCTGTCGTGGCGCAACAGCGAGAGCCTGCGGCGCCTCGCCTACGTCGCCGAGCGCCCGGTCGCGACCGACAGTGACTGA
- a CDS encoding DinB family protein: MTHDTVNPDQTTPQMSAERRDLLDLLGKHRGFLRYAVAGVSDAQAATRPTASELCLGGVLKHVTATERSWADFVVNGAGDAVDWESVDWADPPPEILAHQAEFQMTGEDTVAGLLAAYDEVAAATDELVASVDLDRAQPLPQAPWFEAGASWTARRAFLHVVAETAQHAGHADIIRETIDGQKTMG, from the coding sequence ATGACACACGACACAGTGAACCCCGATCAGACCACCCCCCAGATGAGCGCCGAGCGCCGCGACCTGCTGGACCTGCTGGGCAAGCACCGCGGCTTCCTGCGCTACGCCGTGGCCGGCGTGAGCGACGCGCAGGCCGCGACCCGGCCGACCGCGAGCGAGCTGTGCCTCGGCGGCGTGCTCAAGCACGTCACGGCCACCGAGCGGAGCTGGGCCGACTTCGTCGTCAACGGTGCGGGGGACGCCGTCGACTGGGAGTCGGTCGACTGGGCCGACCCGCCGCCGGAGATCCTCGCCCACCAGGCGGAGTTCCAGATGACCGGTGAGGACACCGTCGCCGGCCTGCTCGCGGCGTACGACGAGGTCGCCGCGGCCACCGATGAGCTGGTGGCCAGCGTCGACCTCGACCGCGCGCAGCCGCTGCCGCAGGCACCGTGGTTCGAGGCGGGCGCGTCGTGGACGGCGCGGCGCGCCTTCTTGCACGTCGTGGCGGAGACCGCCCAGCACGCCGGGCACGCCGACATCATCCGCGAGACGATCGACGGTCAGAAGACGATGGGCTGA
- the der gene encoding ribosome biogenesis GTPase Der translates to MTEGYDLPEHDTDPTTDGGASGPVPVLAVVGRPNVGKSTLVNRIIGRREAVVEDIPGVTRDRVSYDANWNGRAFTVVDTGGWDPDAQGLALSISAQAEVAVSLADAVLFVVDATVGITDSDEAVVKILRKSGKPVVLAANKVDDQRTEAEAYGLWNLGLGEPYPVSALHGRGSGDMLDAVLAALPEPPPQPEAEVGGPRRIAIVGKPNVGKSSLLNKLAGENRVVVDNAAGTTVDPVDELIDLGGTTWRFIDTAGIRKRVKSASGHEYYASLRTTTAIDRAEVAVLVVDGGQSISEQDIRIIQTIRDAGRALVIAFNKWDLVDEERRYYLEREIERELVQVQWAPRINITARTGWHVDRLVPALEKALAGWETRVGTGALNTFLGRLVAEHPHPVRSGKQPKIMFGTQPTTAPPTFVLFTSGKLDASYERFIERRLREEFGFAGTPIVIQQRVREKRKR, encoded by the coding sequence ATGACCGAGGGCTACGACCTGCCCGAGCACGACACCGACCCGACGACCGACGGGGGCGCGTCCGGACCGGTGCCCGTCCTTGCCGTCGTGGGACGTCCGAACGTCGGCAAGTCGACGCTCGTCAACCGCATCATCGGCCGCCGCGAGGCGGTCGTGGAGGACATCCCCGGCGTCACCCGCGACCGGGTCTCCTACGACGCCAACTGGAACGGCCGCGCCTTCACCGTCGTCGACACCGGTGGCTGGGACCCCGACGCGCAGGGCCTCGCCCTGTCGATCTCGGCGCAGGCCGAGGTGGCGGTCAGCCTGGCCGACGCGGTGCTGTTCGTCGTCGATGCGACCGTCGGCATCACCGACTCCGACGAGGCGGTCGTCAAGATCCTGCGCAAGTCCGGCAAGCCGGTCGTGCTGGCGGCCAACAAGGTCGACGACCAGCGCACCGAGGCCGAGGCCTACGGGCTGTGGAACCTCGGGCTCGGCGAGCCGTACCCCGTCTCCGCGCTGCACGGCCGCGGCTCCGGCGACATGCTGGACGCCGTGCTCGCCGCGCTTCCCGAGCCGCCCCCGCAGCCCGAGGCGGAGGTCGGTGGGCCGCGCCGGATCGCGATCGTCGGCAAGCCGAACGTCGGCAAGTCCTCGCTGCTCAACAAGCTGGCGGGGGAGAACCGCGTCGTCGTGGACAACGCCGCCGGCACCACCGTCGACCCGGTCGACGAGCTGATCGACCTCGGGGGCACGACCTGGCGCTTCATCGACACCGCCGGCATCCGCAAGCGCGTGAAGTCCGCGTCGGGTCATGAGTACTACGCCTCGCTGCGCACCACGACCGCGATCGACCGCGCCGAGGTGGCCGTGCTGGTCGTCGACGGCGGGCAGTCGATCTCCGAGCAGGACATCCGGATCATCCAGACCATCCGCGACGCCGGCCGCGCCCTCGTGATCGCCTTCAACAAGTGGGACCTGGTCGACGAGGAGCGCCGCTACTACCTCGAGCGCGAGATCGAACGCGAGCTCGTGCAGGTGCAGTGGGCGCCGCGGATCAACATCACCGCGCGTACCGGCTGGCACGTCGACCGGCTGGTGCCGGCGCTGGAGAAGGCGCTCGCCGGCTGGGAGACCCGGGTGGGCACCGGCGCGCTCAACACCTTCCTGGGGCGTCTGGTCGCCGAGCACCCGCACCCGGTGCGCAGCGGCAAGCAGCCCAAGATCATGTTCGGCACCCAGCCGACCACGGCGCCGCCGACGTTCGTGCTGTTCACCTCCGGCAAGCTCGACGCCTCCTACGAGCGCTTCATCGAGCGTCGCCTGCGTGAGGAGTTCGGGTTCGCCGGTACGCCGATCGTGATCCAGCAGCGGGTGCGGGAGAAGCGCAAGCGCTGA
- the cmk gene encoding (d)CMP kinase: MSNGIVNGIVVAVDGPSGSGKSSTSRGVAARLGLRYLDTGAMFRAMTWAMLRDGVDIHDPLAVSAHALEPRIESGTDPLAPTILVDGTDVAAAIRTEEVTRAVSPVSAVPDVRARLLELQRAAIAEATSTGPGIVVEGRDIGSVVAPDAPVKVYLTADPAARAARRAAEEGGSDLAATEQLLLSRDKIDSSRATAPLVRADGAVHIDTTPYTLDEVVDQVVALVRAVE; this comes from the coding sequence GTGAGCAACGGGATCGTCAACGGAATCGTCGTGGCCGTGGACGGCCCCTCCGGCTCGGGCAAGTCCAGCACCTCCCGGGGGGTCGCCGCCCGGCTGGGTCTGCGCTACCTCGACACCGGCGCGATGTTCCGCGCGATGACCTGGGCGATGCTGCGCGACGGCGTCGACATCCACGACCCGCTCGCGGTGTCCGCGCACGCGCTGGAGCCCCGCATCGAGTCCGGCACGGACCCGCTCGCCCCCACGATCCTCGTCGACGGCACCGACGTCGCCGCCGCGATCCGCACCGAGGAGGTCACGCGCGCCGTCAGCCCGGTGAGCGCGGTGCCCGACGTGCGCGCCCGCCTGCTGGAGCTCCAGCGCGCCGCGATCGCGGAGGCCACGAGCACCGGCCCCGGCATCGTCGTCGAGGGCCGCGACATCGGCTCCGTCGTCGCGCCCGACGCCCCGGTGAAGGTCTACCTGACCGCCGACCCCGCCGCCCGCGCCGCGCGCCGCGCCGCCGAGGAGGGCGGCTCCGACCTCGCCGCCACCGAGCAGCTGCTGCTGAGCCGCGACAAGATCGACTCCTCGCGGGCCACGGCCCCGCTGGTGCGCGCCGACGGCGCGGTCCACATCGACACCACGCCGTACACGCTCGACGAGGTGGTCGACCAGGTCGTCGCGCTGGTGAGAGCGGTCGAGTGA
- a CDS encoding lysophospholipid acyltransferase family protein, translating to MSGPRQARPCTAHGAPPRSTGVRHPFRGALHGPLRPIARFLIRRRYDVHVHGGELIPRTGPVIFAANHIGIADGPFLAILTPRRPVHALTKIEMFHGPLGAFLRFAGQIPLDRFHSDPRAVKTCLRVLRDGHPVGIFPEGQRNAGDLSRFHRGAGYLALVSGAPVVPVIMLGTRPPGGHRSSLPPKGGRVDLVFGPPYHCDPVPWPRTREQVERTSLLLREHMLVHLDHALALTGQSLPGPLPGDEKDPDPDTGVTDRGAP from the coding sequence GTGAGCGGCCCCCGCCAGGCGCGACCGTGCACGGCGCACGGGGCTCCGCCACGCAGTACCGGGGTCCGCCACCCGTTCCGCGGCGCACTGCACGGACCGCTGCGTCCGATCGCACGGTTCCTGATCCGGCGCCGCTACGACGTGCACGTGCACGGCGGCGAGCTGATCCCGCGCACCGGTCCGGTGATCTTCGCGGCCAACCACATCGGCATCGCCGACGGCCCGTTCCTGGCGATCCTCACGCCGCGGCGCCCGGTGCACGCGCTGACCAAGATCGAGATGTTCCACGGACCGCTGGGCGCCTTCCTGCGCTTCGCCGGGCAGATCCCGCTGGACCGCTTCCACAGCGACCCGCGTGCGGTGAAGACCTGCCTGCGGGTGCTGCGCGACGGCCATCCGGTCGGCATCTTCCCCGAGGGGCAGCGCAACGCCGGCGACCTGTCGCGCTTCCACCGCGGCGCGGGCTACCTCGCGCTGGTCTCCGGCGCCCCCGTCGTTCCGGTGATCATGCTGGGCACCCGCCCGCCTGGCGGGCACCGCTCGTCGCTGCCGCCGAAGGGCGGTCGCGTCGACCTGGTGTTCGGCCCGCCCTACCACTGTGATCCTGTCCCGTGGCCCCGAACCCGGGAACAGGTGGAGCGCACGTCGTTGTTGCTCCGTGAGCACATGCTGGTCCACCTGGACCATGCCCTGGCCCTGACCGGGCAGTCGCTGCCCGGCCCGTTGCCGGGCGATGAGAAGGACCCCGACCCCGACACGGGGGTCACCGACCGAGGAGCACCATGA